CCCAAGGAAGCCCTTGAGCTTCCACCCTCCTTCCTTTGTCCCCCCATTCCTTGTCATAGCTCCCCTTGCTGTGCCACCACGAGTTCTCCCTGTTCCCACCTACCTACCTTGGATGCAGGAACATtcacagccccagcaggcatCCTGTGGTGTCTGGAGAGCCATTTCCACGAGGCTGCTCTTGCCCTGCTCACACAGCCTCAGCCCAGCAGGCCCCCTGAGcacccagctccctcccagctgcctcagttccctgctcccagctccccacaTCACCTGGGTGGCAGGGTCAGAGCccatttcccagctctgcacGCCAGCTGTGGGTGGCAGCCCGCCCAAAGCCCAGGGATCCCCACccaaatcccttcacccagcaGGGGGGACACCACACAGCCTCCCAAAGCTTTGGGGAATCTTTGTGAAATGAGTGCCTAGAtgaagagcagagctgtgagtgcctgtggcaggctgccagggcagcatgTGGGCATGTCCAGCCCGTGGCACACAGGGAATTGCACTGCTCAGGAAACCCAGAGCAAAGCTGTCAGTGtctgctgcccaggcagggcaggagcagccctctCTGCTTGAGGGCTGTtgcccccagcagcccagatgGATGCTTGGTTTTTACTCCACATCCTCTTGTAGGAGTGGAAAACTCCCCTTGCAGCAGAATGTGGCAAGAGCAAACAAATTTAATGCTGAGGGCTGACCACACATGAATCATGGCTTACCTGAGAAGAGTCAGGTGAAGGCACTCACCCACCTTGGATAAAAGCCAGGATCCAGAACATAAGGATGTGGTTTTACCCTCTACCATGGGCCACACAGGCTTACACTGCCATCCAACCCAGCCTTTATGTGGAAACCACATGAGGAGGCACAGCTGGTGCCATTCACACCACTCTGAGCTGTCCTACTCCCAACACCAGCCAAGGAACATGAAACAGCACCAGAGAGAGCAATCATCCTCCCTGGCCATGGaccccagcctcctgctccctATCAGAGCCCATCCACAGAGCCTTCAGTGAAATCTTTGTGGGGCGGTACAAAAATTGTAGACTTTTGTAGACAAAAGTCTAAGCAATTGTTTGGCCATGGATTTTTCTTAGGCAGCAAAGTCAAAGAGAGAAAGCCTTCCCCTGATTGTTGCTGTGTGCCCAAAGAAATCTTTGTGTCAATCCACACCAAGTTCTCCCTTTCCCTTACTCAGTTATCTCTTTGCTTCAAGTTTAAGCATGAATTCTCCTTGTACCCCAGACTGATTTCTCCTTGTAgccaagagcagccagggacATTGACTGGAGCAGGGCTCCTCAGGGAGCCTGCAATAACATGTATTAGATGATTGTCACTGCTGTCCTGGATGTCCTTTCCCAGCACCAAGCAGCATTTGCTCAGTGCCATGTGTTGATTCAGCAACATGCTGAAAACGTGAAGCTATTTTGGATCTTTATCACAAAGTGTAGTTAATACAGATGTTTGTGGAGGCAGTTTATTTGATGTGCTGCACATCATTGTCAGGCAAGCACCCGGCTCATCACTGGTGGGCACAGGTACAGATGAGGAACTGGTGATGCTGAGCACCGAGGCACTTTGGAACATGATGTCCCAAGCCATTAGTGCTGGTGATAAACAGATGCAGCCAGCTATTCGAGGCCATTAATAGTGGGTCAATAAAGGTCCCAATTGTTGCTTTCAGTAGAAGTAAGAACTCCAGAGCTATTCATATCAATTCAAAGGCTCTGTCCCATCATGGCAAACTGGGCAGGGCCCTCAGCATGTGGATAGGCTCAACTCGGAAAGCTGGTGGGATAAAAGACACTTTGATGAACAAACACACCAGACCAAATGTGGGGACAGATGAATGTCCAGCAGCACAGATGAGCCACAAATGAGCACTTCATTGTaggctctgtgccaggccaACTGGTCTTTGTCTTGGCCAGCCTGGAGAGACCAGGGGAGGCCGAAGCACTCCCGATGTTACGGAGCAGGTGCCGCGGGGCTGTGGCACGTCCCCGGGGGCGGCTCGCGGGGTTCCTGCGGGGCAGGACGCTCCCCGAGCTGTGGAAGGGGAgcatcccgggggacagggcgGGGGCGCCTTCCTCACCCTCCCGTTGTcgcccccctcctcccctcccccggCCGCGcagcctctcccccagccccagccccagccccagcccacccACCGCCGCCAGCCGCCCGCCCCGGCTCCGGCAgctgctgcggctgctgctCGGCGCCGCCCCCGGGctcccccgccgcccgccgccgctcggGCTCTCCGcaccgctgccgccgccgccgccgccgggcccggggccggtgcggggggcgggccgggggcgggccgggggccgCGGCGCGGCCGTCGGGCCCGGCGCGCCGGCTCGGGGGCCGGGGAGGACCATGCACCGCGCTGCCTCCAACCAGCGCTCGgtctcctcctcctcgggcTCCTtccagccgccgccgccgccgccgccgccgccgccgccgccgctgccgccgcacGCCGCCGACCGGCAGCCCCTCTTCCAGCGGGGCtccagcagcggcggcagccgGCGGGGCTCGGGGTCGAGCTCGGGCTCGGCGCGGGCCCGCCGCCCTCGCAGCCCTCGCAGCAGCGccgaggaagaggaggaggaggaggaggaggaagaggaggaggacagcagcagcatcagcaaGCCCCTGGTGCCGCCGCCCGCCACCCCGctgcccgccgccgcctcgccgctccccagcagcagcagcagcatcagcagcggcggcggcggcgggagcccGGGCCGCAGCATGACGGCGGCGGAGCTGtacggggcggcggcggcgggcggcggggcggggggcggcggggcggcggcgggggcgctgctggggcccggcggggcggggggagggCGGCGCTGGGGCTTCCAGGCGctgtccctggtgctgctgctggggcagggcgCGCTGCTGGACCTCTACCTGATCGCCGTCACCGACCTGTACTGGTGCAGCTGGATCGCCACCGACCTGGTGCTGGCGGCCGGCTGGGGCATCTTCTTCTGCCGCAACAGCCGGGCGCGCCGCCGGGAgcggcccccgccgccccccgggccgccgccgccgcaccCGTTGCTGCTGCACGGCCCccccggcggccgcggggccgggggccgcggggccggggtcCCCCCCCGAGGCGGCGACTTCGCCTACGCGCACCTCGCCTGGCTCATCTACTCCATCGCCTTCACGCCCAAAGCGGCGCTGATCCTGGGCACCTCCATCCTGGAGCTGATCGAGCTGCGCCTGCCGCTGGGCACCACCGGCTTCCGCATCACCCTGGCGCTCTCCGCGCCGCTGCTGTACTGCCTGCTGCGGGCCATCGGCACCGAGGgcgccgggcagctgctcctgccgccgcagccgccgccgcagcaccgcgccgccgccgccttccTCGCCACCTGCCTCGACCTGCTCGACagcttctccctgctggagctggtgctgcagcccGGGCGGCCGGCGCCGCTGCCCGCTCCGCTGCGCTACCTGCTCATCGCCGTCTACTTCCTCTGCCTGGCCTCGCCGGTGCTGTGGCTGTACGAGCTgagcgccgcccgcccgcccggcgccgccCGCCTCGCCCTGCACCTCCTGCTGCCCGCCGGGCTGCTGGACGCGCCGCTGCTGGCGCTGcgctgcctcctgctcctgcgcTACCAGCAGCCGCTGTCCCTCTTCATGCTCAAGAACCTCTTCTTCCTGACCTGCCGCGGCCTGGAGGCGCTGGAGACCTGCTGCCTCctccgccccgccgccgccccgccgcccgccaagtacggcccggccgccgccgcccccgccgccgccccgctgGCCCACGGGCTCTCCGACGTGGACGTGGGTCCCCACGGGTACGTGAACGCCTTGGCGGTCAccgcccagggctgagccccccgGGCCCGCTCCCGGCAGAGGCTCTGTCT
This Agelaius phoeniceus isolate bAgePho1 chromosome 5, bAgePho1.hap1, whole genome shotgun sequence DNA region includes the following protein-coding sequences:
- the TMEM121B gene encoding transmembrane protein 121B — translated: MHRAASNQRSVSSSSGSFQPPPPPPPPPPPPLPPHAADRQPLFQRGSSSGGSRRGSGSSSGSARARRPRSPRSSAEEEEEEEEEEEEEDSSSISKPLVPPPATPLPAAASPLPSSSSSISSGGGGGSPGRSMTAAELYGAAAAGGGAGGGGAAAGALLGPGGAGGGRRWGFQALSLVLLLGQGALLDLYLIAVTDLYWCSWIATDLVLAAGWGIFFCRNSRARRRERPPPPPGPPPPHPLLLHGPPGGRGAGGRGAGVPPRGGDFAYAHLAWLIYSIAFTPKAALILGTSILELIELRLPLGTTGFRITLALSAPLLYCLLRAIGTEGAGQLLLPPQPPPQHRAAAAFLATCLDLLDSFSLLELVLQPGRPAPLPAPLRYLLIAVYFLCLASPVLWLYELSAARPPGAARLALHLLLPAGLLDAPLLALRCLLLLRYQQPLSLFMLKNLFFLTCRGLEALETCCLLRPAAAPPPAKYGPAAAAPAAAPLAHGLSDVDVGPHGYVNALAVTAQG